The following is a genomic window from Arvicanthis niloticus isolate mArvNil1 chromosome 10, mArvNil1.pat.X, whole genome shotgun sequence.
AGACACAGCAGAATCTGGAAGCAGTAATCTGCTATAAGAGACGGGGTCGTCCATATCTGAACTTAAAAGTGCTCAATGTTGGACAAGTCTAAGCTGGGTTTTGGTGTCTCCCCCCTTTTAGCTAAAGATATCATCTTAGAACAGCTCTGAGACATGAGATATTAgagggtgtgtgagtgtgtggtgtgtgtgtgtgagtgtgtggtgtgtgtgatgagaCTGAATTACAATTACAATGAAAAGGgttaatttgaaattaaaataaaatccaaaatgttTTTGTGAAGTGCTAGAGTTTGAACCCGGGCtttgcacatgctgggcaagtgctctaccactgaactacacactCAGCACTCCCCTTCCTTGTTAAATAGCTCCCTGTATAGCTCACATTGTTTGTGTTACACACTCAGCACTCCCCTTCCTTGTTAAATAGCTCCCTGTATAGCTCACATTGTTTGTGTTACACACTCAGCACCCCCCTTCCTCGTTAAATAGCTCCCTGTATAGCTCACATTGTTTTCGTTGTTGCTGCTTTGGGCCTAGGTTTGATTTAGCATGGGTTGCTCTTGATCTCctgattctctttctctcactttcccaagtgctaggattacaggtgtggaccaccatgctGTGCAGTCCAGGCTGCCCTCCATTTCGGAatcatcttgcctctgcctcccaagtgctggaactacaaGGACCTACCTTCATGTCTGGCTCCAAAATGcactcttcattaaaaaaaaatggggggggggggtgatgtcTGAGTGGGAGAGAAATAAGAGTTGTGCTACACCAACAGGAAAATGTGTGGAAGAAAAGTGGGTTCTGACCCTAGCACCCCAACCTCAAGACACCCATGAAAGCGCTGGGCTCAAAGACCGAATGAAAACCTGAAAAGACACACATGGTGtggaggagaagcaagaggctGGGATTGTGGCAGATAGGCAAAGGCAGAGCCCTCTTAGGAGACTCTAGTGCCCCAGGGGACCCAGGACTAGTTGGAAGCATGGAAGTGGAGCGTAAGGGAGCCAGAGGCATCCCTTCCTTCCATATCCAGGCCCTCTGTCCTTCATTCCAGAGGAACATTTTGGTTTAACCATCCTATGCAGAACGAGCCACTGTGGATTGTTGGCCATGAGCAGAGGTCTGAGCACATGCAAAGATGTGGCCGAATGCATCTAAGTGGTTCTGGAAATCACCTCTCCTCTTTAGCCGGGGTTCAGACTTTTCGTAAGCTCCCCCGCTTCCAAACCAGAGGATGAGGGTTCCTGACCACCAGATAATAACTTACTCCTGACACGCCTTGCCTTCTGAACAAGAAAATTAGCAAAATGGGTCAGAAGCAGAGGACATATCTACTTCTAGAAACTAAATCAATCGATCAATTACTAATCAATAATAAATAGAATGACCCTTTGGAGCCTTACTCCAAGCCCACTTTGTCCTAACTGGATATTTTATCCTCCATCTGGAGTGAAGAACATTCTTCCTACCAAGGCTCCCCGGCGGCTTAGCTGAACTGGAACTTTACTCCCTGGTACCCAGATATGGCATTAGGGAATGTAGCACTTAGTTGCTCTGGCCCTTTGGTAACATTTCTCATCAGAATCATTGTGAGACAGAATAAGCAAGCCAGTAGACTTTATTATCCATGGGAACCAGAGTGGCCTGGGGAAGCCAAGTCTACTGTCTGGAAACTTACTGAGATGAGTCCAGACAATGGGctgagaggctgaggaggagaaCATGATCATACTTGGGGAGGCCCCGTGGCCTTCTCCCGTGTGTAGGGGCTCACTGCATTCTACCAGACCCTGTAGAGGAAGGCGCAGTTCACAAGGGTTCCGACTTTCAGTCAGACAAATCACAAAGTGGTCAGAGGAACAAACCAGGAGCCGTCCTGAACTTCACATAGCCAAGAAATCAGCCTGGACTTGGAATAAGCATCACAGAAGTCAAGGACAAGAAAGGATGAGGGGATGGTTATTATGATGGCTGAATTACAATATGCTAAGTGTGATTTCTGGCTAATATTCTATACAATAGAGTAAAAAAAATAGTTCTCAAAAGTTCCAAAGGCAGGATTTACTAAATTCATTATGTTCTCATGGGAGGGATGTGAAGGGCACAGGGGAGGGGTACAAAGAGGTTCAGGCCAAGCAGGTGCTGCGGTTGGAGGTGAGGATTGGAGAGGCTTGCAGAGGGCTAAGAGAGGGAAGGTCATAGCTGTGTGATCTCATTCATTCAACATTCTTCTGCACTCTTCAGCAAATTAGATGAAAAGAAGCCAGAGCAGAGAGAAGCCCATCCCACCATAGTCTGCTGTCTATGGGGCACCTCTGAAGGACGACTGATCCTCTTGACAAGCTCCCATCTCATGGCTTGGCATCCAGATGTCCTTGGAACATGCAGGCAATAGGAAATCACTTGGGCATGTCCAGGTTCAGGTATCAACACCAAGGTAATGATACCACAAAATGGATAAACCGTGGGCCAAGATCATCAAGAAGGCACCGAAGGCCACATGCCAGCAGAAGAAAGTGGTGGCAAACGCCATGTCGTTCTTGTCGTCATCCAACCATTTATAGCCAGAGATTGGTTTGTATAGCATGAAGCCTATCTGCATCAGCCAGGAGCCTGTGACAACGTACAGAAAGGCCTTCAGCATCCAGATCAGCAGCACATTAGGAGCCCACAGCTCTATAGTCCCCACCAGGGTCAGCAGGAACATGGCCTGGATGAGCAGCATGTGAGTCTGCAGCTCCACTCCTTCTGTGTCCTGCATATGAGACACCATCAGGGGCAAGAACAGATACATGCTCAACGCTTGGGCGCCTTGCTCCAGAACAACACACCTCTTGGGCAGCAGGTTCTGGCTGACCACATCTGCACACCCACTCAGaaagaaggacatgtagagagtgAGATGCTGCCACTGTTTGCGGTACATGAAGTCTCTGAGGTGATGCCTCTTGGTAATGAGTACCAACTGCCAATGGATGCTGTTCAACTCTTGGGCAACTAAAATGCAAGAACTCAGTATCTTCAGAAAGCCGATGTAATACATTTGCCGTAACCTTGCCCATCTTCCTTTGCTCCAAGGACGGAGTGGTGGATATTGGACAGGAGAGTTGCATATCACAGCCCTGGAGAGAAGTGCTGCATGATAAAGTCCATAGAGGAATAAGGACAGGCCAGGAAACAGATGACCCTCAAACCCTCCCATGGATCCCTAGGTAGATGTGATCAAAGGCAGAAGCAACAAAAAATGGCCATTCACCCAGGGCTCTAGAACATGGCAGGAACCTCCTAAAGCTTGCTTATAACTCCTACCCATCCCACTGCATCTACTTGCAGAAGGGAAATGGTTTTGGAGGAAACCCAAAcgtagggtggggtgggtgtcATGGTTTCCGTTCTGGTCTTCTGCTCTGGTTCATTGATAACCAGCTACCCATTGGCAAACCATGAAATCAGCATGTCTTCAACACAATGCTTGGCTATCAGCTGTTCTTACATCCCATAACTTGGGCCCCTTGTCTCTCTGCCCATCTGTTCTTGGTCCTTTTGCTACTTTCCTTACTTTCTTCCTGTCTTGGTCTATTCGGGATGCaaaatactattaatgataccgaTTATTAGACCTTGGGGCttataaacagaaaatatttaatttctagaGGTTGGATGTTCAAAATGAAGATGCTTGAAGATTCAGTATCTGGGGAGACATGTTTTCCCACAAACAGGACTTTCTCACTGTGTTTGCACATCTTCTAAGCAGAAAGCTTGCTCTCTGGGCCTCTTCAACTGGGGTGCCTATACCATTTATAAAGGTTTTGCTCTTAAGACCTAATTACCTCCCCAGAGGCCATcatggtttacagagtgagttccaggacagccagggctacacagagaaaccctaaagacagagagagagaaagaagagagagagagagagagagagagagagagagagagagagagagagagacagagagagagagggagagagagagagagagagagagagagagagagagagagagagagagagagagagagagagaacctattTTATTTGGTAATCATTGCTGATATGAAGGAAAACCATAATTTTGTATTGATCTTCATGTTAACTTTCTTGTTGGATTGCCATTGTTCTAATTGTCAATGATTTAATATAATCATACCATCTTCACATTATCTTACTTCCTAATACCATCATCTTGTATTAAtacatggaatttttaaaaaaaaacgttTTATTAGTCCAGATTAGTTGTAAATAGTAAcaggtttctctttttttcttttttttttttttttttgtttttttttttgtttttgttttttttgtttttcgagacagggtttctctgtgtagtcctggctgtcctggaacttactctgtagaccaggctggcctcgaactcataaatccggctgcttctgcctcccaagtgctgggattaaaggcgtgcgccaccaccgcccggcaacaggTTTCATTATAACAtcttcatacatgcacataagaTTTCAATCATGTTAATTCCCattactctcttctggcctcctctcaCTTGAGTTAAGaattggaagagcaaccagtgcccttaaccgctgagccatctcaccagccccacaacacatgaattttaaaagacacaaacTTCTGATCCTGACATCTCTAAACTCATAGAACGTAAAGAACTCAGAGAAAGCGTACAATACAATATAGTTCCTTGAGATTCCTTACTGAGGGCTGAGGCCGTTGTTCAGTGGACAGAATGCTTTCGTAGCACACATGAAACCCTTTAAGGCAGTAACAGTGAGTTTGCTGTGAAACATTTTCTCTTGTAAAGTAAAAACTTATTTAGAATTTGGTGGTCATGTTACCCTTCATGACAGCCAAGCAAATACAAGGGTTGTCTCAAAACATGTTTTCCTTTCCAAAGAACTCCCTAGTTGCTTCCTCTACTTTATCCTCGATTATATTCTTTGTTTGGGCATCAACAACTCTGTATTATTAAAATACCTCTCAATTCAAATATCCCCTTTTATTCCTACCTCTTCTGTAGCCAGATGAGCTTTGAGGAAGGAAAGCTAATTATGCCAGAGCCTGATTTGAACTCTTCAGTGGCCTTTTGAACTTAGCTGTGGCTTCACAGGCCAGATCCACACTTGAATAACCGTTTTCAAGGGCACCTGGTGATTTGGCCTGGTCTCATTTCCAGTTGCTTTCCATGTGTGTCTGAAGCTCtaggttggtttgtttatttctgtccCGGACTCATTCTGCATCTGGGAAGCTCTGCTTCCTTATCTGTCCTTCAAGGCTCAGCTTAAACTTGGCTTCCTCCCAGCTGGACAGGGCATTTCTCTGTGCAAACTGTAGATGTCTATAGCACTGCCTTTGTCTCACCGTTTCATACCTGTTTATTTCCTGGGAAATCCTTAGCATGTGTTTATCCTCTCGGGCTCTTTAGAATCCAGTGTCAGCCTGGAGGTTGTGAATGACGAATAAGTAAATTATCAGGTGTCATAAAACACCTCATAATGAAGTTATAAAGACAAGtcaaatacatgcacatgtaaCTGAGGCAGAGAAGCCTGATAGCAGCAGTCCTGAAACACTGAGACTTAAACATTGAGACTCTGCTGACTTCCCTTGGCACTGCCTAAGCAAACGCTTTATTCAGGAGAAAAATTCTGTTCCATAGAAGTGAGTTCTTTTTGCAGAAGAGACAATTTGTCAAGCTGTTCTTTCATCTGCTGTAGTTCTTCCATGGGGCCAACCACTTATCTATGTTCCAGGGCAGTGTGGCGCTATTTCAGTCATccctactgtttttgtttgtttgtttgtttgtttttgtttttggatttctttcatttattcaataCACATGTCTGCTAGGTCTTAGGGTCCTGTCAATGCTTAGGCAAGATGTGGAGCACCAAACAAGAGTCTTTGCTTCCATAAAGTACATGATCTTGTAAAAGGTACAACACTCAACAATCATTTACTTAttcttccataatttttttttttttggatattttacttacatttcagatgccatcccctttccccatttcccctccctagaaaacccctatcccatgcccccttctcccttttgcctttataaatttttttaaaatgttaatcaaaggctttataagtttggtaatactcaatcagaagtgtaacccaatactcaacctagatacatcaactatctttgctggtggagacacgtaaacatctgcctccatgccccctcctctttctctctctcatcacctagcttctctccttcttctcctctccttactcctcctcctcttctcggtactccttcccccttagctcctcctacataacacccttcctgttaaaataaaacttttctctctaaataca
Proteins encoded in this region:
- the LOC117716163 gene encoding transmembrane epididymal protein 1A-like, whose amino-acid sequence is MGGFEGHLFPGLSLFLYGLYHAALLSRAVICNSPVQYPPLRPWSKGRWARLRQMYYIGFLKILSSCILVAQELNSIHWQLVLITKRHHLRDFMYRKQWQHLTLYMSFFLSGCADVVSQNLLPKRCVVLEQGAQALSMYLFLPLMVSHMQDTEGVELQTHMLLIQAMFLLTLVGTIELWAPNVLLIWMLKAFLYVVTGSWLMQIGFMLYKPISGYKWLDDDKNDMAFATTFFCWHVAFGAFLMILAHGLSILWYHYLGVDT